A window of the Pyrodictium abyssi genome harbors these coding sequences:
- a CDS encoding GNAT family N-acetyltransferase — MVVLRGRVAAARVPRVGSRWLGGLLVELETGARVHLLMPGAIARWLQRGERVEVRFLEEPESVDGVYVAPRDSYELWRLWGGEGREERIQVWPPWSRSARLERESVLGEKVYEYRIVAREAVTEDDFREIVGLEQYHYASREEIVAIWRCPVCGGYAEANVQPSCPRCNVPMKLQEIRGSLPSSRFMVLELVSREPYEPRIVAYVRVDTPIPLMHRRIVREDGSIEIERMIRERVFPKDWFHPTFWPLAYTRRAELRKRFQELAGLYGSRRIARAAVGEEIAEEALRRANTAAARIARVVVHPDYRGDGIGVLAVRMALEWIRERRIPEMKRRKHVVETIAQMARFNPFFEKAGFRYMWDTASGRPVLMYPLTEEARRRIEEFLEKDPYARRHGGRLFRPRYGGVEPLAGPVRLVDVTKIYRSELDVSRLPPELQDVLRAFGAERRRVERYVLRGTSLEIRPGEVVAVVGASGAGKTTLLRMIIGAALGTGDERYRPSQGRVEVPGNVRLAALLPGEMEPVFRDETLLEHVARKMDDPAAAVEILNAVGLSDAIFYRARFDELSTGQKERARLASLLAERPNLLVIDEFTAHLDRLTAQRVARKLGSLARRAGITLVVSTNRPEVLQALAPDKVVLVGYGTAVVAEERAR, encoded by the coding sequence ATGGTTGTTCTCCGTGGACGCGTCGCCGCGGCCCGTGTGCCGCGGGTTGGCTCGCGCTGGCTCGGCGGCCTCCTCGTGGAGCTGGAGACTGGTGCGCGGGTCCACCTCCTCATGCCCGGCGCTATCGCCCGGTGGCTGCAGAGGGGCGAGCGGGTAGAGGTCCGGTTCCTAGAGGAGCCGGAGAGCGTCGACGGGGTCTACGTGGCGCCGAGGGACTCCTACGAGCTCTGGAGGCTCTGGGGCGGCGAGGGCAGGGAGGAGAGGATCCAGGTCTGGCCCCCGTGGAGCCGGAGCGCTAGGCTCGAGCGGGAGAGCGTGCTCGGCGAGAAGGTCTACGAGTACCGCATAGTCGCCAGGGAGGCTGTCACAGAGGACGACTTCCGGGAGATAGTCGGGCTAGAGCAGTACCACTACGCTAGCCGGGAGGAGATAGTGGCTATATGGAGGTGCCCCGTCTGCGGCGGCTACGCCGAGGCAAACGTCCAGCCGTCGTGCCCCCGCTGCAACGTGCCCATGAAGCTCCAGGAGATACGCGGGAGCCTCCCCTCCAGCAGGTTCATGGTGCTCGAACTCGTCTCCAGGGAGCCCTACGAGCCCCGGATAGTAGCGTACGTGAGGGTTGACACGCCTATACCCTTGATGCACCGCCGTATAGTCCGGGAGGACGGGAGCATAGAGATAGAGCGGATGATAAGGGAGCGGGTGTTCCCTAAGGACTGGTTCCACCCAACGTTCTGGCCCCTGGCCTATACGCGGCGGGCTGAGCTGCGGAAGCGCTTCCAGGAGCTAGCCGGGCTCTACGGCTCTCGCCGCATAGCCCGCGCCGCCGTAGGCGAGGAGATAGCGGAGGAGGCCCTCCGCCGCGCTAATACTGCTGCCGCGCGTATAGCCCGTGTCGTGGTGCACCCTGACTACCGCGGGGACGGTATCGGCGTCCTCGCCGTCAGGATGGCGCTGGAGTGGATACGGGAGCGCCGTATCCCCGAGATGAAGAGGAGGAAACACGTAGTCGAGACAATAGCCCAGATGGCTAGGTTCAACCCGTTCTTCGAGAAGGCCGGGTTCCGCTACATGTGGGACACTGCTAGCGGCCGGCCCGTGCTCATGTACCCGCTCACCGAGGAGGCCCGGAGGAGGATAGAGGAGTTCCTCGAGAAGGACCCCTACGCCCGGCGCCACGGCGGCAGGCTCTTCCGGCCGCGCTATGGCGGCGTAGAGCCGCTCGCTGGGCCAGTGAGGCTCGTAGACGTTACGAAGATCTACCGTAGCGAGCTAGACGTCTCCCGTCTCCCGCCGGAGCTACAGGACGTGTTACGCGCCTTCGGCGCCGAGAGGAGGCGGGTAGAGCGCTATGTGCTACGCGGCACGAGCCTCGAGATACGCCCTGGCGAGGTAGTGGCTGTCGTCGGCGCCAGCGGTGCCGGTAAGACAACACTACTACGCATGATCATAGGCGCCGCGCTGGGCACGGGTGACGAGAGGTACCGGCCGAGCCAGGGCAGGGTCGAGGTACCGGGCAACGTGAGGCTAGCGGCTCTGCTGCCCGGCGAGATGGAGCCGGTGTTCCGGGACGAGACGCTGCTGGAGCACGTGGCCCGGAAGATGGACGACCCCGCCGCAGCCGTGGAGATACTCAACGCGGTTGGGCTGAGCGACGCCATATTCTACCGTGCCCGGTTCGACGAGCTGTCAACCGGCCAGAAGGAGCGCGCCCGGCTGGCCAGCTTGCTCGCGGAGAGGCCCAACCTGCTGGTGATAGACGAGTTCACCGCGCACCTAGACCGGTTGACCGCGCAGAGGGTTGCCCGGAAGCTGGGCAGCCTAGCGCGCCGCGCGGGCATAACCCTAGTGGTCTCCACTAACCGGCCAGAGGTGCTCCAGGCGCTAGCGCCGGATAAGGTGGTGCTAGTGGGCTACGGCACGGCCGTGGTCGCCGAGGAGCGGGCCCGGTAG
- a CDS encoding PaREP1 family protein, with protein MLQGRRYQAWRALTAAILALERDKILGRLSGEQRKWFTEKAVPRVPSSRLKAISSLVEDSGYTYYTHFTSTALDLHDCQYHGPDPDAELSKYRGREEAAGDILRLARILVGIIEERVKPRLEREGKWAREHEEALARLREQL; from the coding sequence ATGCTGCAGGGAAGGCGTTACCAGGCATGGAGGGCACTAACAGCTGCGATACTTGCCCTAGAGAGGGACAAGATACTCGGGAGGCTCAGCGGGGAACAGAGGAAATGGTTCACGGAGAAGGCAGTACCCCGAGTGCCTAGTAGCAGGCTGAAGGCTATTAGCAGCCTCGTTGAGGACTCCGGGTACACCTACTACACTCACTTCACAAGCACCGCGCTCGATCTCCACGACTGCCAGTACCACGGCCCGGACCCCGACGCCGAGCTATCGAAGTACCGGGGCCGCGAGGAAGCAGCGGGCGATATACTGCGCTTAGCCAGGATACTAGTGGGGATTATCGAGGAGAGGGTTAAGCCCAGACTAGAGCGTGAAGGAAAGTGGGCCCGGGAGCACGAGGAGGCACTAGCCAGGCTCCGGGAGCAGCTCTAG
- a CDS encoding tyrosine-type recombinase/integrase: MTRFDLPPPPPGILERGNREAMEAFLAALAAAGASPKTVKAYRAAISDFLSFIGGKPLREVTSSDVSAWIYDRLTRGLQRPRSRDSDPAEERRERQTTMHYYTLFLRGFLEWLGLGVKVPVVRKPRSPRVEALRPEEVERLVSAARDPLDLLIVALLFETGLRAQEAVGLRLRDIDTRRREIRVRNAKYGEERVVLYGPLTEQALAIWLAVNPGLGPDDSLLGISYSGLYKRLKTLARRAGLDPRRVRPHVLRHTFATEALRRGVPLPVVQRLLGHHDIKVTQIYLHLLDEDIRAAYQRAFAAQPPTTRQEQPPAPPAYTPPQPQQPPVQPPAPAVQQPSQVQWLGYQAWPQQAPGQQPGAGIQPVQQPAYQAGQQPLHPQPPVQPLAQQPYQAYYAAPVQQPQQWQPAPYPYAAPQPPYQGQPPVPVQPPVQAWPAPAPATGQPQQPPAAVPAQPQSVAPTGRRDDRRRE, encoded by the coding sequence GTGACGCGGTTCGACCTGCCGCCGCCACCGCCGGGGATCCTGGAGCGGGGCAACAGGGAGGCTATGGAGGCGTTCCTTGCGGCGCTGGCCGCTGCTGGCGCTAGCCCTAAGACCGTGAAGGCGTACCGGGCGGCGATAAGCGACTTCCTCTCGTTCATAGGGGGCAAGCCGCTCCGCGAGGTAACGAGCAGCGACGTCTCCGCCTGGATATACGACCGGCTGACCCGCGGGCTCCAGAGGCCCCGGAGCCGTGACAGCGACCCCGCGGAGGAGAGGAGGGAGCGGCAGACCACGATGCACTACTACACGCTGTTCCTCCGCGGGTTCCTAGAGTGGCTCGGCCTAGGCGTGAAGGTCCCGGTGGTGCGTAAGCCCCGGAGCCCGCGGGTCGAGGCCCTAAGGCCTGAGGAGGTCGAGCGGCTGGTATCGGCTGCGCGCGACCCCCTAGACCTGCTGATAGTCGCGCTGCTCTTCGAGACGGGGCTCCGCGCCCAGGAGGCGGTAGGGCTACGGCTACGCGACATAGACACTAGGCGGCGCGAGATACGCGTAAGGAACGCCAAGTACGGCGAGGAGCGGGTAGTCCTCTACGGGCCCTTGACCGAGCAGGCGCTGGCGATATGGCTGGCCGTCAACCCGGGGCTCGGCCCAGACGACTCCCTGCTCGGTATAAGCTACAGCGGGCTCTACAAGAGGCTCAAGACCCTGGCCCGCCGTGCTGGCCTGGACCCGCGCCGTGTCCGGCCCCACGTGCTCCGCCACACGTTCGCCACAGAGGCGCTCCGCCGCGGCGTCCCGCTCCCCGTGGTGCAGAGGCTCCTCGGCCACCACGACATCAAGGTGACGCAGATCTACCTCCACCTACTAGACGAGGACATACGCGCAGCCTACCAGCGCGCCTTCGCAGCACAGCCGCCCACGACACGGCAGGAGCAGCCACCAGCGCCGCCGGCCTACACCCCGCCCCAGCCACAGCAGCCCCCCGTGCAGCCGCCGGCGCCAGCGGTCCAGCAGCCCAGCCAGGTGCAGTGGCTCGGCTACCAGGCCTGGCCACAGCAGGCCCCGGGTCAGCAACCCGGGGCGGGCATCCAGCCTGTCCAGCAGCCAGCCTACCAGGCAGGCCAGCAGCCGCTACACCCGCAGCCCCCTGTCCAGCCGCTGGCCCAGCAGCCGTACCAGGCCTACTACGCGGCCCCGGTGCAGCAGCCGCAGCAGTGGCAGCCCGCTCCATACCCGTACGCGGCGCCTCAGCCGCCCTACCAGGGCCAGCCCCCGGTCCCAGTCCAGCCGCCGGTTCAGGCATGGCCAGCGCCGGCTCCGGCGACAGGGCAGCCGCAGCAGCCCCCGGCAGCGGTCCCAGCGCAGCCCCAGAGTGTGGCCCCGACGGGCCGGCGGGACGATAGGCGCCGAGAGTAG
- the acs gene encoding acetate--CoA ligase, translating to MATEQGLPFGEKYHPAIQKLMELRRESLENIEEFWDKRARALIWFKYWDKVLDDSNPPFYRWFVGGVTNITVNALDRWIETPVKNKVAYYWEGEPGDTRVLSYFELWREVNRFAKVLKDLGIKPDDRVVIYMPMIPELPIAMLAVARIGAIHSVVFSGFSPKALADRIVDAKAKLLITADGYYRRGKVINLKKNADEGVRLAEEQGVKVEKVLVVKRGGLNLDVNMVEGRDYWYDELVKDVPYNTYVPPEPRKSDDVLFILYSSGTTGKPKGIMHSVGGYMVWTYWSFKWTWDPRPDDVMWTAADIGWITGHTYIVYAPLMHGMTNVMYEGAPDYPQPDRVWEIAEKYRVTILYTSPTAIRLFRKYGDEWVKKHDLSSIRLLGTVGEPINPDVWKWYYEVVGGGRTPIVDTWWQTETGAAMIAPAPGIALVPLKPGSATFPLPGVDADVVNDKGEPTKPGEKGYLVIKKPWPGMLMGLWGDPQRYIRTYWQRFSKPDQGIWIYYPADYAVKDEDGYIWMLGRADEVLNVAGHRLGTTEIEDAILAHPAVAEAAVVGIPDPIKGEVPLAVVVLREGYKPSKQLEDEIKQTVRKVLSPIAVPSRILFVNKLPKTRSGKIMRRLIKAVATGAPLGDVSTLEDEASVEEIKRAWEEFKKAIEESERLLRESS from the coding sequence ATGGCTACTGAGCAGGGCCTCCCCTTCGGCGAGAAGTATCACCCCGCCATCCAGAAGCTAATGGAGCTCCGCCGCGAGAGCCTTGAGAACATCGAGGAGTTCTGGGACAAGAGGGCCCGCGCGCTCATCTGGTTCAAGTACTGGGACAAGGTCCTCGACGACTCCAACCCGCCGTTCTACCGCTGGTTCGTAGGCGGCGTCACCAACATAACCGTTAACGCTCTCGACCGGTGGATCGAGACACCGGTCAAGAATAAGGTCGCCTACTACTGGGAGGGTGAGCCCGGGGACACCCGGGTCCTCAGCTACTTCGAGCTCTGGCGCGAGGTCAACAGGTTCGCCAAGGTCCTCAAGGACCTCGGCATAAAGCCGGACGACCGCGTAGTAATCTACATGCCCATGATACCCGAGCTCCCCATAGCCATGCTCGCTGTAGCCCGTATAGGCGCCATACACAGCGTAGTCTTCAGCGGCTTCAGCCCCAAGGCCCTCGCCGACCGCATAGTCGACGCTAAGGCTAAGCTCCTCATAACCGCCGACGGCTACTACCGCCGCGGCAAGGTGATAAACCTCAAGAAGAACGCTGACGAGGGTGTCAGGCTAGCCGAGGAGCAGGGCGTCAAGGTCGAGAAGGTCCTCGTGGTGAAGAGGGGCGGCCTAAACCTAGACGTGAACATGGTCGAGGGCCGCGACTACTGGTACGACGAGCTGGTAAAGGACGTGCCCTACAACACCTACGTGCCCCCAGAGCCACGTAAGAGCGACGACGTGCTCTTCATACTCTACAGCAGCGGTACCACCGGCAAACCTAAGGGCATAATGCACAGCGTAGGCGGCTACATGGTCTGGACCTACTGGAGCTTCAAGTGGACCTGGGACCCCAGGCCCGACGACGTAATGTGGACCGCCGCCGACATCGGCTGGATCACCGGCCACACTTACATAGTATACGCCCCGCTGATGCACGGCATGACCAACGTAATGTACGAGGGCGCCCCCGACTACCCGCAGCCCGACCGCGTCTGGGAGATAGCGGAGAAGTACAGGGTGACCATACTCTACACAAGCCCGACCGCGATAAGGCTGTTCCGTAAGTACGGCGACGAGTGGGTCAAGAAGCACGACCTCAGCAGCATAAGGCTGCTAGGTACTGTCGGCGAGCCGATCAACCCCGATGTCTGGAAGTGGTACTACGAGGTAGTAGGCGGCGGTAGGACCCCGATAGTCGACACCTGGTGGCAGACCGAGACCGGCGCCGCCATGATAGCGCCCGCGCCAGGCATAGCCCTGGTACCGCTCAAGCCAGGCAGCGCTACCTTCCCACTCCCCGGCGTAGACGCCGACGTGGTGAACGACAAGGGCGAGCCGACGAAACCCGGCGAGAAGGGCTACCTAGTGATAAAGAAGCCGTGGCCCGGCATGCTGATGGGCCTATGGGGCGACCCGCAGCGCTACATAAGGACCTACTGGCAGAGGTTCAGCAAGCCCGACCAGGGCATATGGATCTACTACCCAGCCGACTACGCGGTTAAGGACGAGGACGGCTACATCTGGATGCTAGGCCGCGCTGATGAAGTGCTAAACGTAGCCGGCCACAGGCTCGGCACCACCGAGATAGAGGACGCCATACTCGCCCACCCCGCGGTAGCCGAGGCCGCCGTCGTAGGCATACCGGACCCCATCAAGGGCGAGGTACCACTAGCAGTAGTAGTGCTACGCGAGGGCTACAAGCCGAGCAAGCAGCTAGAGGATGAGATCAAGCAGACAGTCCGCAAGGTACTAAGCCCCATAGCAGTGCCGAGCCGCATACTCTTCGTCAACAAGCTGCCAAAGACAAGGAGCGGCAAGATAATGAGGAGGCTGATAAAGGCAGTAGCCACCGGCGCCCCACTAGGCGACGTCAGCACCCTAGAGGACGAGGCCAGCGTCGAGGAGATAAAGAGGGCCTGGGAGGAGTTCAAGAAGGCCATCGAGGAGAGCGAACGCCTCCTACGTGAAAGCAGCTAA
- a CDS encoding ATP-binding protein, protein MTGVRSLLFVTGPSGIGKTTLARALGNYKDTNLIYIPFYESPENLREAVEVILEGLRRSRYQEFIDLAKKLAHAAVARVAGKDVLEAISDSDENRQKVYMLFNEIAEHADKSKRLTIVVLDEAQNLLRRLRGFGEEWGYTVWSFVKGLSSIQEQSVYTRFVIVTSDYFFHE, encoded by the coding sequence ATAACCGGTGTAAGATCACTCCTCTTCGTAACTGGCCCGAGCGGCATAGGGAAGACCACCCTAGCCCGCGCTCTAGGAAATTATAAGGATACAAATCTAATCTATATACCATTCTACGAGTCGCCCGAGAATCTCCGAGAAGCCGTGGAAGTCATTCTCGAAGGGTTGAGGAGAAGCCGCTACCAGGAGTTCATCGATCTAGCAAAGAAGCTTGCGCACGCAGCAGTCGCACGTGTAGCCGGTAAAGACGTACTGGAGGCTATTTCTGATAGTGACGAGAACCGCCAGAAAGTATACATGCTTTTCAACGAGATCGCAGAGCATGCAGATAAGTCAAAGAGACTAACCATTGTAGTCTTGGACGAGGCTCAAAACCTTCTTCGTAGATTAAGAGGTTTCGGGGAAGAGTGGGGTTATACAGTGTGGAGCTTCGTTAAAGGACTCTCTTCCATACAAGAGCAGAGCGTCTATACAAGGTTTGTCATAGTTACTAGTGATTACTTCTTCCACGAATGA
- a CDS encoding ThuA domain-containing protein has product MDPPTSRHWWERPVRVLQFNIEDRYGVYVPRLSGSELARLAARLHANVLVIFARDAWGRIFYRGGTVGPVHAKMKGDLVREAIEEARRHGIRVVLMVGHTANKYLYRLHGDWAQVNRHGEVIMLEHVPAAEQGYEPEWPLLCLNSPFAEHVKREVAEALGLGASGILLDSFRYQPDPDKSCYCRWCQERFRREHGYEMPREPDWGDSRWRALWEWRYRVVAEKLREIKRVVQEAAPGAPLLYNSHPGGWGGRNNRVVEEARDAIDVVMVETSEADREPPGFIAEMSKLSRAVSGGKPVWATRNYFHMYRTTVATSPLAIRQGLREAMAAGASPWLLVFSTAYFQDPSALDAAEQVFREHEALEEYLDAAEPVRYAAVVYSTKTLDHYGRSEPQHYLDEVRGFYYALQHSHVPVEYLSARDIGETLRRYRVVVLANTVCLPDHAASEVAGYVAGGGGLVATYLAGSWDGDCIERYEFAAAEALGARLRGLLRLDWSYLVVDQPSHPVTRGLPRRLIPWGDMDYSFRQSRTSPELGWHTIVDPAEGAETPARIGLTEYPWGDEYTLGRSPPPIGAETKAPAIVVNRHGAGRSVYFTGQLGRHYWRLGLTDYLRLIYNAVTHAGGPLPLEVDAPSTVQAEPWRQSGRVIVHLINHTYNQRIMSRGLGDARQPVASFGTHEAVHPATTVVPVHGVRLRLRPEQLGLEADSYTAYLPLRGKRLQAETRNGALETVLPRLDEYEAVVIEPRA; this is encoded by the coding sequence GTGGACCCTCCTACAAGCAGGCATTGGTGGGAGAGGCCCGTAAGGGTCCTCCAGTTCAACATAGAGGACCGCTACGGGGTCTACGTGCCCCGTCTCAGCGGCAGCGAGCTAGCTAGGCTCGCCGCGAGGCTCCACGCTAACGTCCTCGTGATATTCGCGCGCGACGCCTGGGGCAGGATATTCTACCGGGGCGGCACGGTAGGCCCCGTCCACGCCAAGATGAAGGGCGACCTAGTCCGCGAGGCCATCGAGGAGGCTCGGCGCCACGGTATACGCGTGGTCCTAATGGTCGGGCATACCGCTAACAAGTACCTCTACCGGCTCCACGGCGACTGGGCCCAGGTAAACCGCCACGGCGAGGTAATAATGCTGGAGCACGTCCCGGCAGCCGAGCAGGGCTACGAGCCCGAATGGCCCCTGCTGTGCCTTAACTCGCCCTTCGCCGAGCACGTCAAGAGGGAGGTCGCTGAGGCGCTCGGGCTAGGCGCCTCGGGGATACTGCTGGACAGCTTCCGCTACCAGCCGGACCCCGACAAGAGCTGCTACTGTCGCTGGTGCCAGGAGAGGTTCCGCCGCGAGCACGGCTACGAGATGCCCCGGGAGCCCGACTGGGGCGATAGTAGGTGGCGAGCGCTCTGGGAATGGCGCTACAGGGTGGTCGCCGAGAAGCTCCGCGAGATAAAGAGAGTAGTACAGGAGGCGGCGCCGGGCGCACCGCTCCTCTACAACAGCCACCCCGGCGGCTGGGGTGGGCGCAATAACCGCGTAGTGGAGGAGGCCCGCGACGCGATAGACGTGGTGATGGTGGAGACTAGCGAGGCCGACCGGGAGCCGCCCGGCTTCATAGCAGAGATGAGCAAGCTTAGCCGCGCCGTCAGCGGAGGCAAACCCGTCTGGGCTACCAGGAACTACTTCCACATGTACCGGACAACTGTGGCCACCTCCCCCCTCGCGATAAGGCAGGGGCTCCGCGAGGCCATGGCTGCCGGGGCCTCGCCCTGGCTCCTAGTATTCTCCACGGCCTACTTCCAGGACCCCAGCGCGCTGGACGCAGCCGAGCAGGTGTTCAGGGAGCACGAGGCCCTCGAAGAGTACCTCGACGCGGCCGAGCCGGTACGCTACGCGGCCGTGGTCTACTCTACTAAGACGCTGGACCACTACGGCCGCAGTGAGCCCCAGCACTACCTAGACGAGGTCCGCGGGTTCTACTACGCCCTCCAGCACAGCCACGTGCCCGTAGAGTACCTCTCAGCCCGCGACATAGGGGAGACGCTCCGGCGCTACCGCGTAGTAGTCCTCGCCAACACTGTCTGCCTACCGGACCACGCAGCCAGCGAGGTGGCAGGATACGTCGCTGGCGGCGGAGGCCTCGTGGCAACGTACCTCGCAGGCAGCTGGGACGGCGACTGCATAGAACGCTACGAGTTCGCGGCGGCAGAGGCGCTGGGCGCCCGTCTCCGCGGCCTCCTACGGCTAGACTGGAGCTACCTAGTAGTAGACCAGCCAAGCCACCCCGTAACCCGGGGGCTACCCCGTCGCCTCATACCCTGGGGAGACATGGACTACAGCTTCCGCCAGAGCCGCACAAGCCCCGAGCTAGGCTGGCACACGATAGTAGACCCGGCCGAGGGCGCCGAGACCCCCGCCAGGATAGGGCTCACAGAGTACCCCTGGGGCGACGAGTACACCCTCGGCAGGTCTCCGCCACCGATCGGGGCAGAGACCAAGGCGCCGGCAATAGTGGTCAACAGGCACGGAGCCGGGAGAAGCGTCTACTTCACAGGGCAGCTGGGCCGCCACTACTGGAGGCTAGGCCTCACAGACTACCTAAGGCTCATATACAACGCTGTAACCCACGCTGGCGGCCCTCTCCCCCTAGAGGTGGACGCCCCCTCCACAGTCCAGGCAGAGCCATGGAGGCAGAGCGGCCGGGTCATAGTGCACCTCATTAACCACACCTACAACCAGAGGATAATGAGCCGCGGGCTAGGCGACGCCCGGCAGCCGGTCGCCTCCTTCGGCACCCACGAGGCAGTACACCCCGCCACGACGGTAGTACCAGTGCACGGCGTGCGGCTCAGGCTACGCCCGGAGCAGCTGGGCCTAGAAGCAGACAGCTACACGGCCTACCTACCACTACGGGGCAAGCGGCTACAGGCAGAGACCAGGAACGGGGCGCTGGAGACAGTGCTCCCAAGGCTAGACGAGTACGAAGCCGTAGTAATAGAGCCCCGAGCCTAG